One genomic window of Polyangiaceae bacterium includes the following:
- a CDS encoding ATP-binding protein: MLHLLLGPVGAGKSTYGRKLANEQRAMRLTLDDWMARLFGDDPRPENDRIAWYVERTQRCLGMIWEQTEELSLLGVDVVLELGLVRRQEREAYYQRVESAGLELKPYLIDAPRAVRRERVLQRNADRGETFHVEVPPAFFELASDLWEPPDEAELAERGFVVVSRGD; encoded by the coding sequence ATGCTGCACCTGCTGCTTGGCCCCGTCGGAGCGGGCAAGTCAACCTACGGCCGGAAGCTGGCCAACGAGCAACGCGCGATGCGCTTGACCCTCGACGACTGGATGGCGCGGCTGTTCGGCGATGACCCACGGCCCGAGAATGATCGCATCGCCTGGTACGTCGAGCGCACCCAGCGTTGCCTCGGCATGATCTGGGAGCAAACCGAGGAGCTCTCTCTGCTCGGCGTCGACGTCGTGCTCGAGCTCGGCCTGGTGCGCCGTCAAGAGCGCGAGGCATACTACCAGCGTGTCGAGAGCGCCGGCCTCGAGCTCAAGCCGTACCTGATCGATGCTCCCCGTGCGGTACGCCGCGAGCGCGTGCTCCAGCGCAACGCAGACCGCGGGGAAACGTTTCACGTGGAGGTGCCCCCCGCGTTCTTCGAGCTGGCGAGCGATTTGTGGGAGCCTCCGGACGAAGCCGAGCTAGCCGAGCGCGGCTTCGTGGTGGTTTCGCGAGGGGACTGA
- a CDS encoding phosphatidylserine/phosphatidylglycerophosphate/cardiolipin synthase family protein has protein sequence MNYRRVLVLVDLTAHPAPTFDALASLGSDIESLLLVFKGELESLEAVGEWHDRAAKLAAEVTLHRTRELEGASLFELAQASRVDLLVAGALSFESARLLSETGKQLDVAVLWPSEAGARDCVRHAFCIAIGERTRFALMRFLREHADASLQVSVAGPPASTSADLTDVLRASGVEAHVELIPRRKSVSAALEAARGGESVDLIVLARLPALMLVSYSWPAPVLLVPAASVDPPGHRLLDVTDVVEMDGVLDARIEEVLVGDVLSTLVERQVAFAARGEAKVVRSTSADGEVRLPAAFEHATQVTAWVDDQGPPDVLAAADQRFRVIRPDATRWTLFDAELPSERLAEVPTPGTSPLAVRLRPTRRASHIRERLRAAGIDAPVVDARAVLDEGPAYDVGEANDPVRLQRVAARMKSAGYRVALFGAKGAPPGHALHAELIQGNRVELEFDNAMARRWLVEGIERAERSVNLQTYIVADDYVGQAVEQALVAAGERGVRVRVLVDSLHGLHGSFGVENTLLTRLANHQGISLRVSRPVPSMPSMADLKCRDHRKLVILDGRVALIGGRNLAHEYYTGFDEIEIGPSTSWRLLPWLDAGARVQGPAVQAIEDSFVSAWVRAGGSGFVTQPPDPVGDTALRVVVHRGLEDAHTLDAYIELIRSARSHIYLVNGFPLLLELQHVLLRALQRGVRVCVLSGHPKPMYDGKPFPGPWEAARNTATEVAHSRLDPLVRAGGEVHYCAKRGVPGWDATLGVVLPHVHAKVLSVDGARCVVGSANFDVTASYWESELMVIVEDQALASDYEGAIQALCDEGVRVNARDLSWSGRAERRRWMRRWPAMLLP, from the coding sequence ATGAACTATCGCCGGGTGTTGGTGTTGGTCGACCTCACCGCGCACCCTGCGCCGACGTTCGACGCGCTCGCTAGCCTGGGGAGCGACATCGAGAGCCTGCTCCTGGTCTTCAAGGGTGAGCTGGAGAGTCTCGAAGCCGTTGGAGAGTGGCACGACCGCGCAGCGAAGCTGGCGGCTGAGGTCACCCTGCACCGCACGCGAGAGCTCGAAGGCGCTTCACTCTTCGAGCTCGCACAAGCTAGCCGCGTCGATTTGCTGGTCGCGGGCGCGCTCTCCTTCGAGAGCGCGCGCTTGCTTTCGGAGACGGGCAAGCAGCTCGATGTGGCGGTGCTTTGGCCGAGTGAAGCGGGAGCACGAGACTGCGTGCGTCACGCCTTCTGCATCGCGATCGGTGAGCGAACGCGTTTCGCGCTGATGCGTTTCCTTAGGGAACATGCGGACGCGTCGCTCCAGGTGTCCGTCGCTGGTCCCCCGGCAAGCACGTCGGCCGACCTGACCGACGTGCTTCGGGCGAGCGGTGTGGAGGCGCACGTGGAGCTCATCCCGCGCAGAAAGTCGGTGAGCGCAGCCCTCGAGGCAGCGCGGGGCGGGGAATCCGTCGACTTGATCGTCCTCGCTCGGCTGCCGGCGTTGATGCTCGTCAGCTATTCGTGGCCAGCACCCGTACTGCTCGTGCCCGCAGCCAGTGTCGATCCGCCGGGACATCGCTTGCTCGACGTCACCGACGTGGTGGAGATGGACGGCGTCTTGGACGCACGCATCGAAGAAGTGCTCGTCGGCGATGTGCTGAGCACGTTGGTAGAGCGCCAGGTGGCGTTCGCCGCCCGGGGCGAAGCGAAGGTGGTGCGCAGTACCAGCGCCGACGGCGAGGTCCGCCTGCCTGCGGCGTTCGAACACGCCACCCAGGTGACCGCCTGGGTCGATGATCAAGGGCCGCCAGACGTGCTCGCTGCGGCGGATCAGCGTTTCCGCGTGATCCGACCCGATGCCACGCGCTGGACGCTATTTGACGCTGAACTCCCGAGCGAGCGCCTCGCGGAGGTGCCGACCCCAGGCACTTCACCGCTCGCGGTGCGGCTCCGACCGACGCGCCGGGCTAGCCACATCCGTGAGCGCTTGAGGGCAGCGGGTATCGACGCGCCGGTGGTCGATGCCCGGGCGGTGCTCGACGAAGGCCCGGCTTATGACGTCGGCGAGGCGAACGACCCGGTGCGCCTCCAGCGCGTTGCCGCGCGGATGAAGTCTGCGGGCTATCGAGTCGCGCTGTTCGGAGCAAAAGGTGCTCCGCCTGGGCACGCCCTGCATGCCGAGTTGATACAGGGAAACCGAGTCGAGCTGGAATTCGACAATGCTATGGCCCGGCGCTGGCTGGTGGAGGGCATTGAGCGAGCGGAACGCTCCGTGAACTTGCAGACGTACATCGTGGCCGACGACTACGTGGGGCAAGCGGTAGAGCAGGCACTCGTGGCAGCTGGTGAGCGCGGTGTGCGTGTGCGGGTGCTCGTCGACTCACTGCATGGGCTGCACGGCTCGTTTGGGGTGGAGAACACGCTGCTGACGCGGCTCGCAAACCATCAAGGCATTTCGCTCCGTGTGTCGCGGCCGGTGCCCAGCATGCCGTCCATGGCCGACTTGAAATGTCGGGACCACCGTAAGCTCGTGATCCTCGACGGACGCGTCGCGCTGATTGGAGGGCGGAATCTCGCCCATGAGTACTACACCGGGTTCGACGAAATCGAGATTGGTCCGAGTACCTCATGGCGGCTATTGCCCTGGCTGGACGCTGGCGCGCGGGTTCAAGGGCCTGCAGTCCAGGCCATTGAGGACTCCTTCGTTTCCGCGTGGGTCCGCGCCGGTGGAAGCGGCTTTGTCACGCAGCCGCCAGACCCCGTAGGTGACACAGCGCTGCGTGTCGTGGTGCATCGCGGCTTGGAAGACGCGCACACGCTGGACGCTTACATCGAGCTGATCCGCTCGGCGCGCTCCCACATCTATCTGGTCAATGGCTTCCCGTTGCTGCTCGAGTTGCAGCACGTGCTGTTGAGGGCTCTACAGCGCGGCGTGCGGGTCTGCGTGTTGAGCGGTCACCCAAAGCCGATGTATGACGGCAAGCCGTTCCCGGGGCCGTGGGAGGCGGCTCGCAACACGGCCACGGAAGTCGCCCATTCCCGCCTCGACCCATTGGTTCGGGCAGGGGGGGAGGTGCACTACTGCGCCAAGCGGGGCGTGCCGGGGTGGGACGCAACGCTCGGTGTCGTGTTGCCGCACGTCCACGCAAAGGTGCTGAGCGTCGATGGAGCGCGCTGCGTGGTCGGTAGCGCGAACTTCGACGTCACGGCGTCGTACTGGGAGAGCGAGCTGATGGTGATCGTCGAAGACCAAGCGCTCGCTAGCGACTACGAGGGCGCTATCCAGGCGCTATGTGATGAGGGCGTGCGGGTCAACGCGCGGGACTTGAGTTGGTCCGGGCGCGCTGAGCGTCGCCGCTGGATGCGCCGCTGGCCGGCGATGCTGCTGCCTTGA
- a CDS encoding metallophosphoesterase, whose product MRRVAHVSDLHVLSPFGAEWRRAVFNKRITGYANVLMRRGRVFRPHYLEKVLTHAAKVADHVVVTGDITNLALESEYAEARRLLERVAETTEVTVAPGNHDIYLPEVGRERHFEEHFGGFLQSDLPELAVRVPAGHFPCVKLRGPVALIALSSAVPRPPFVASGIVGRSQREALRRTLEHPEVKRRTPWILVHHDPLDGPMSLDQLMSGFVDAQALRSELAELERGAVLFGHLHIRSQRRFHTPAGAIEVLGASGGSLDHADDRIRAGVNLYHLAEDGSLERAEAWVIHAETLELEQKALGGAP is encoded by the coding sequence ATGCGTCGCGTCGCTCACGTCTCAGATCTCCACGTGCTCTCGCCGTTTGGCGCGGAATGGCGGCGAGCCGTGTTCAACAAGCGCATCACCGGCTACGCGAACGTCTTGATGCGCCGTGGTCGCGTGTTCCGGCCTCACTACCTGGAGAAGGTGCTGACTCACGCCGCGAAGGTCGCGGACCACGTCGTGGTGACCGGTGACATCACGAACCTGGCTCTCGAGAGCGAGTACGCCGAAGCGCGCCGGCTACTCGAGCGAGTTGCCGAGACCACCGAGGTGACTGTTGCCCCGGGGAACCATGACATCTACCTGCCCGAGGTCGGGCGCGAGCGCCACTTCGAGGAGCACTTTGGCGGCTTCCTGCAGAGCGACTTGCCGGAGCTTGCGGTGCGGGTCCCGGCGGGGCACTTCCCGTGCGTCAAGCTGCGTGGCCCGGTCGCGCTGATCGCGCTCTCGAGTGCGGTGCCGCGACCGCCGTTCGTCGCGAGCGGCATCGTCGGCCGTAGTCAGCGGGAGGCGCTCAGGCGCACCCTGGAGCACCCCGAAGTGAAGCGCCGTACCCCTTGGATCTTGGTGCATCACGATCCGCTGGATGGGCCCATGAGCCTCGACCAGCTGATGAGCGGCTTCGTTGACGCGCAGGCGCTGCGCTCGGAGCTGGCTGAGCTCGAACGAGGCGCAGTGCTGTTTGGCCACCTGCACATACGCTCCCAGCGCCGCTTCCATACGCCAGCGGGCGCCATCGAAGTGCTCGGAGCGAGCGGTGGCAGCCTCGACCATGCAGACGATCGCATTCGTGCCGGGGTCAATCTGTATCACCTCGCTGAGGACGGATCTCTGGAGCGCGCCGAGGCCTGGGTGATCCATGCGGAAACGCTGGAGCTCGAACAGAAAGCGCTAGGCGGCGCGCCATGA
- a CDS encoding feruloyl-CoA synthase: MSSSNGCMGLELAQVAVNWERRDGATYLRSGHALEAPPETLGSLLRSATERAPSRVFLAERAGDGLREVSYAEALRAAEGIGSMLAEGDAAPVLVLSGNSVDHALLMLGGFLSGTPIAPVSVAYSTLSQDFGKLRHIVQKLRPTRVFVDRRGPYERALSSEILSGLEVLTSDELRGAMAREASPALAAREAHVGASSVAKVLFTSGSTGIPKGVPNTHGMLSANQQMIAQLWPFLADEPPVLVDWLPWSHTFGGNHNFNLVLRHAGTLLIDEGKPRPDLLAATLRNLKAVAPSLYFNVPAGYAALVPQLERDEALSNAFFSKLRVLFYAAAALPEDLWRRLSTLAKQAGNAELFMTTAWGSTETSPLATSAHFSLERAGNIGVPAPGVELKLVPQGDKLEVRVKGPSVMSGYLEEPELTRAAFDEEGFYRIGDAVRLVDPEHPERGLLFDGRVAEDFKLGTGTWVSVGALRTGLLAATSPVLQDVVVAGHDGEFIGVLAWLNPGGCVALTEQELPMAELATHPAVQEHLQRSVERWNAEHPANSMRIARVLLLADPPNIDAGEITDKGYINQRATLDARREAVAQLLSPEPPPEVLSFG; encoded by the coding sequence GTGAGCAGTTCTAACGGCTGCATGGGGCTGGAACTCGCGCAGGTGGCGGTGAACTGGGAACGGCGCGATGGCGCAACCTACTTGCGCTCGGGGCATGCGCTCGAGGCGCCTCCAGAGACACTTGGCTCGCTGCTGCGGAGCGCGACGGAACGCGCTCCGTCGCGCGTGTTTCTGGCGGAGCGTGCAGGGGACGGGCTCCGGGAAGTGAGCTACGCCGAAGCGTTGCGCGCGGCCGAGGGCATTGGCTCGATGTTGGCTGAAGGCGACGCCGCGCCGGTCTTGGTGCTCAGCGGAAACAGCGTGGACCACGCGCTCTTGATGCTGGGGGGCTTTCTCTCCGGGACTCCCATCGCGCCGGTGTCGGTGGCTTACTCCACGCTGAGCCAAGACTTCGGCAAGCTGCGCCACATCGTGCAAAAGCTCAGGCCAACGCGCGTCTTCGTGGACCGTAGAGGACCGTACGAGCGCGCGCTGTCCAGCGAGATCTTGAGCGGGTTGGAGGTGCTCACGAGTGACGAGCTTCGGGGCGCTATGGCCCGTGAAGCGAGCCCTGCACTCGCCGCACGTGAGGCCCACGTCGGCGCCTCCAGCGTGGCCAAGGTGCTCTTCACTTCGGGTTCCACGGGGATACCGAAGGGTGTGCCCAACACCCATGGAATGCTGAGCGCAAACCAACAAATGATCGCACAGCTGTGGCCGTTCTTGGCGGATGAGCCGCCGGTGTTGGTGGATTGGTTACCCTGGAGCCATACCTTCGGTGGCAACCACAACTTCAATCTGGTGCTCCGGCACGCCGGTACGTTGTTGATCGACGAAGGCAAGCCACGCCCGGATTTGCTCGCCGCCACGTTGCGCAACCTGAAAGCCGTGGCGCCGTCGCTCTACTTCAATGTCCCCGCCGGATATGCGGCTCTGGTTCCTCAACTCGAACGGGACGAAGCGCTCAGCAACGCCTTCTTCTCCAAGCTCCGTGTGCTGTTCTACGCTGCTGCGGCTCTACCTGAAGATCTATGGCGGCGTCTGTCCACCTTGGCGAAGCAGGCTGGCAACGCTGAGCTGTTCATGACCACGGCGTGGGGCTCGACTGAGACGTCACCCCTCGCCACGTCGGCGCACTTCTCCCTCGAGCGGGCTGGAAATATCGGCGTACCAGCCCCCGGGGTGGAGCTCAAATTGGTTCCACAAGGAGACAAGCTCGAGGTTCGAGTCAAGGGGCCGAGCGTGATGAGCGGGTACCTGGAGGAGCCGGAGCTCACCCGGGCTGCCTTCGATGAAGAAGGCTTCTACCGCATCGGCGACGCGGTGCGCTTGGTGGACCCGGAGCACCCGGAGCGTGGCTTGTTGTTCGATGGTCGAGTCGCTGAAGACTTCAAGCTTGGGACCGGGACTTGGGTGAGCGTCGGCGCGTTGCGAACTGGCTTGCTCGCCGCAACCTCCCCGGTGCTTCAAGACGTCGTGGTCGCCGGACATGATGGCGAGTTCATCGGCGTGCTGGCGTGGCTGAACCCGGGTGGCTGCGTGGCGCTCACCGAGCAGGAGCTGCCGATGGCGGAGCTGGCGACGCATCCCGCAGTACAGGAACACCTCCAGCGCAGCGTCGAACGTTGGAACGCGGAGCACCCCGCGAACTCCATGCGGATCGCGCGGGTGCTGCTACTCGCGGACCCGCCGAACATCGACGCCGGAGAGATCACCGACAAGGGCTACATCAACCAGCGCGCGACTCTGGATGCTCGCAGAGAAGCGGTGGCCCAGTTGCTGAGTCCGGAGCCTCCGCCGGAAGTCCTTTCGTTTGGCTGA
- a CDS encoding cupin domain-containing protein: MKPVINLDEVELEAVEPTGDFAQSYGLVSERIGAKKLGYNLTVVPPGKRACPFHNHHVNEEMFLILEGEGTLRFGDQEYPLKAHDIIACPPGKRDVAHQIINSGSAPLRYLSLSTMDRTEVCEYPDSDKVGVFVGEWGNMALRKLFKASQDVDYNDGEV, from the coding sequence ATGAAGCCGGTGATCAATCTCGATGAAGTGGAGCTCGAAGCCGTGGAGCCCACGGGGGACTTTGCGCAGTCTTACGGCCTAGTGAGCGAGCGCATCGGCGCAAAGAAGCTCGGCTACAACTTGACCGTGGTGCCGCCGGGCAAGCGCGCCTGCCCCTTTCACAATCACCACGTCAACGAGGAGATGTTTCTGATCCTCGAAGGCGAGGGGACGCTGCGTTTCGGCGACCAGGAGTACCCCCTCAAGGCCCACGACATCATTGCGTGTCCTCCCGGAAAGCGCGACGTGGCTCACCAGATCATCAACAGCGGGAGCGCGCCCTTGCGCTACCTCTCGCTGAGCACGATGGACCGCACGGAAGTCTGCGAGTATCCCGACTCGGACAAGGTCGGAGTCTTCGTGGGTGAGTGGGGCAACATGGCCCTGCGCAAGCTGTTCAAGGCGAGCCAAGACGTCGACTACAACGACGGCGAGGTGTGA
- a CDS encoding benzoate-CoA ligase family protein — protein sequence MPDHRSETHAGSPPRVSFPRCYNAAADLVDRHLEAGQGDRVAYYDASGRHTYADLAERAARMGNALSSLGVEREQRIALLLLDTVDFPAAFLGSLRAGVVPVLLNTLLTPKDYAYMLSDSRAALVIVSDALLPKLEAALAELPEKPRVLVADSPLGESDDWKARAEYVSLAEVLAAASPHLSPTSTTPDDVAFWLYSSGSTGAPKGTVHLHSHLMQTAVLYAQGVLQIRADDVVYSAAKLFFAYGLGNSLTFPLSVGASAVLSAGRPTPAEVARVMREYQPSIFCGVPTLFASLLASPELETGVSPKLRISTSAGEALPRHVGEAWSTRFGSHILDGIGSTEMLHIFISNRHDDIRYGSSGHPVPGYQLKLVGDDGEPVPRGEEGSLWVSGPSAAAFYWNNREKSLATFHGPWTRTGDRYVCDEDGYYVYSGRADDMLKVGGIWVSPFEVESALGEHSSVLEAAVVGHEDAAGLTKPKAFVVLKPGQTPTEALEAELKAFVKQKLAPYKYPRWIEFLEELPKTATGKIQRYRLRA from the coding sequence ATGCCCGACCACCGCTCGGAAACGCACGCTGGTAGCCCGCCGCGAGTCAGCTTCCCCCGCTGTTACAACGCCGCCGCTGACCTGGTGGACCGCCACCTCGAGGCCGGCCAAGGCGACCGCGTGGCATATTACGACGCCAGCGGTCGCCACACCTACGCCGACCTCGCGGAGCGCGCGGCGCGCATGGGCAACGCGTTGAGCTCCCTCGGCGTAGAGCGTGAGCAGCGCATCGCGCTGCTGTTGCTCGATACGGTTGATTTCCCCGCGGCATTCCTCGGTTCGCTCAGAGCAGGTGTGGTCCCCGTCCTGCTGAATACGCTGCTGACCCCCAAGGACTACGCCTACATGCTGAGCGATAGCCGCGCCGCGCTGGTCATCGTCAGCGATGCACTGCTGCCAAAGCTCGAGGCCGCTCTTGCTGAACTCCCAGAGAAGCCGCGGGTGTTGGTCGCTGACTCACCTCTCGGCGAGAGCGACGACTGGAAAGCACGCGCGGAATATGTTTCCTTGGCGGAGGTGCTCGCCGCGGCATCACCGCACCTCTCCCCCACGAGCACCACACCGGACGACGTCGCGTTCTGGCTCTATTCATCCGGTTCTACCGGCGCCCCCAAGGGCACCGTGCACTTGCACTCACACTTGATGCAGACCGCGGTGCTCTACGCCCAAGGCGTGCTGCAGATCCGCGCGGATGATGTGGTCTACTCCGCGGCAAAGCTCTTCTTTGCCTACGGTCTCGGCAACTCCCTCACCTTCCCGCTGAGTGTGGGCGCGAGCGCCGTGCTATCCGCGGGGCGGCCGACGCCCGCTGAGGTGGCGCGAGTGATGCGAGAGTACCAGCCCAGCATCTTCTGCGGTGTGCCCACGCTGTTTGCCTCCCTGCTCGCGAGCCCGGAGCTCGAGACCGGCGTTTCACCCAAGCTGCGCATCAGCACCTCCGCCGGAGAAGCGTTGCCCCGACACGTGGGCGAGGCGTGGAGCACACGCTTTGGAAGTCACATCCTGGACGGCATCGGTTCGACCGAGATGCTGCACATCTTCATCTCGAACCGCCACGATGACATTCGTTACGGCAGCTCCGGCCACCCAGTACCGGGCTATCAGCTGAAGCTGGTCGGTGACGATGGCGAGCCGGTTCCTCGCGGAGAAGAAGGCTCGCTCTGGGTCAGCGGACCGAGCGCAGCTGCCTTCTACTGGAACAACCGGGAGAAGTCCCTCGCGACCTTTCACGGCCCCTGGACGCGCACCGGAGATCGCTACGTGTGCGACGAGGACGGCTACTACGTTTACTCTGGTCGCGCCGACGACATGCTGAAGGTCGGCGGGATCTGGGTCTCGCCGTTCGAGGTGGAGTCCGCGCTCGGCGAGCATTCGTCGGTGCTCGAGGCAGCCGTGGTAGGCCACGAGGACGCTGCAGGCCTGACCAAGCCGAAAGCCTTCGTGGTGCTCAAGCCCGGACAGACCCCAACAGAAGCGCTCGAGGCGGAGCTCAAGGCGTTCGTCAAACAGAAGCTCGCGCCCTACAAGTACCCCCGCTGGATCGAGTTCCTCGAGGAGCTACCGAAGACGGCGACGGGTAAGATCCAGCGCTATCGCCTGCGCGCGTGA
- a CDS encoding DUF3427 domain-containing protein, translated as MAGSDRGLYEALLTEELEARLHELGERLVAQRRELRTAEAADRIALHLSRVIQRAVETIDDSKRVSEGIRLAQELIAQLAATLDSPEFSADAPRSPAGVLRSVSHKLPDGKVESLEEPLIPLLDTALLTNAPGEPGVGRQLRTEIASADRIDLVMAFVRLSGIRPLSETLRAFCESGRVLRVLTTTYTGSTEGFALELLRKLGAQIRVSYDTGMTRLHAKAWLFQRKSGFSTAYVGSSNLTHSAQVTGLEWNVRVSGARNPAVIEKIAAVFETYWNSGDFAPYDRDEFRARTEVDPSNAPALVLSPVEIRLEPFQERLLEQIEMSRRAGHHRNLLTAATGTGKTVMAAVDYSRLRQRLPRSRLLFVAHREEILAQSMATFRHALREPAFGERWVGGKRPQRFEHVFASIQSLHATGLELVDADQFDVVIVDEFHHAAAPSYQALLHHLKPRELLGLTATPERADGLPVLEWFDNRIAAELRLWDAIDQHRLVPFAYYGVHDGLDLRRIPWRRGGGYDVEGLSNLLTADDAWARMVLSQLIDKIADPSRMRALGFCVGVQHAHFMARVFRNAGVAAVAVSGDTPEEERKDALRKLASGELNVVFSVDLFNEGVDVPEVDTLLLLRPTDSATLFLQQLGRGLRRHSSKAICTVLDFVGHHRREFRFDRRLRALIGGTRKHIERQLQEGFPFLPAGCHLELDPVASEIVLRNIREAVPARWEAKAAELRAFVSAGHDLNLAEFLRESGLELEDVYTAGRCWSDLIEAAQLPTLKAGPQERVLRRACGRLLHIDDATRIEAFSRLVSVTAVPKRGILEAREERLLRMLVASVTGSVVDKHAGLYDGSRLLLSHPQILEEIKQLLAVLAERMGHLGRPLPELPEVPLELHARYTRVEILAAFGVGEGARVLPWQTGVFWVDSVPADLFAFTLDKTKGQFSPTTRYRDYAISPNLIHWESQSVTRADSETGLRYQRHAEQGSYVMLFARHRVDDRSFYFLGPARYVSHESERPMSITWRLKHALPGDLFASFAAAVA; from the coding sequence GTGGCGGGATCCGATCGGGGGCTCTACGAGGCGTTACTAACTGAGGAGCTCGAAGCCCGACTGCACGAGCTGGGCGAGCGACTAGTCGCGCAGCGACGCGAGCTAAGAACTGCCGAGGCTGCCGATCGCATTGCTTTGCACCTGAGCCGCGTGATCCAGCGGGCGGTCGAGACGATCGACGACTCGAAACGAGTCAGTGAAGGGATACGTCTGGCGCAAGAGCTCATCGCTCAGCTCGCAGCGACGCTGGACAGCCCTGAATTCTCCGCCGATGCACCGCGTTCCCCCGCCGGCGTGCTGCGCTCTGTATCTCACAAATTACCAGATGGAAAGGTTGAGTCGCTCGAAGAGCCTCTGATCCCGCTCCTCGATACGGCGCTGTTGACGAACGCGCCCGGAGAACCAGGCGTCGGCCGTCAGCTTCGGACGGAGATAGCTTCGGCCGATCGAATCGATCTCGTGATGGCATTCGTTAGACTCAGCGGCATTCGCCCACTGAGCGAGACGCTTCGCGCGTTCTGCGAATCGGGGCGCGTACTTCGAGTTCTCACCACCACTTATACCGGCTCGACCGAAGGTTTTGCGCTGGAGTTGCTCCGCAAACTCGGAGCGCAGATCCGCGTGTCCTACGACACAGGCATGACGCGCTTGCACGCGAAAGCCTGGTTGTTTCAGCGCAAGTCCGGCTTCTCGACTGCGTATGTGGGATCGTCAAACCTGACCCATTCCGCTCAAGTGACGGGGCTCGAGTGGAACGTGCGAGTCTCGGGAGCCCGCAACCCGGCAGTGATTGAGAAGATCGCTGCGGTCTTCGAGACGTACTGGAACTCCGGCGATTTCGCGCCCTACGATCGCGACGAGTTCCGCGCACGCACGGAAGTCGATCCCAGCAACGCTCCAGCGCTCGTGCTGAGCCCGGTGGAAATCCGCCTTGAGCCCTTTCAGGAGCGACTCCTCGAGCAGATCGAGATGTCGCGGCGTGCTGGTCACCATCGAAACCTGCTAACCGCCGCGACGGGCACCGGGAAGACGGTGATGGCGGCGGTCGACTATTCACGACTCCGGCAGCGGCTGCCTCGATCGCGGCTACTGTTCGTTGCGCACCGCGAGGAAATACTTGCCCAAAGCATGGCGACCTTTCGTCACGCCTTGCGTGAGCCCGCGTTCGGTGAGCGCTGGGTCGGGGGAAAGCGTCCTCAGCGCTTCGAGCACGTCTTCGCGTCGATCCAGAGCCTACACGCAACTGGGCTGGAGCTTGTCGACGCGGACCAGTTCGACGTCGTCATCGTCGATGAATTCCATCACGCCGCAGCGCCCTCCTACCAGGCGTTGCTCCATCACCTCAAGCCGCGCGAGCTGCTCGGACTCACAGCCACTCCCGAGCGAGCCGATGGGTTGCCAGTACTCGAGTGGTTCGACAATCGCATCGCGGCTGAGCTGCGGCTTTGGGATGCGATTGACCAGCACCGATTGGTGCCGTTCGCTTACTACGGAGTTCACGATGGCCTTGACCTGCGTCGCATTCCCTGGCGGCGGGGCGGCGGCTATGACGTCGAGGGGCTGTCGAATCTTCTTACAGCGGATGACGCCTGGGCTCGCATGGTGCTCAGCCAGCTGATTGACAAAATCGCCGATCCTTCGCGGATGCGTGCCCTCGGCTTCTGCGTCGGAGTCCAGCATGCGCACTTCATGGCCCGCGTGTTCCGGAACGCGGGAGTTGCCGCGGTTGCCGTTTCAGGTGACACACCCGAGGAAGAACGGAAGGATGCCCTGCGGAAACTGGCCAGCGGCGAACTGAACGTGGTTTTCTCCGTAGATCTGTTCAATGAGGGTGTCGATGTTCCAGAAGTGGACACCCTCCTACTACTGCGGCCGACCGATAGCGCGACGCTGTTCCTCCAGCAACTCGGTCGCGGCCTCCGTCGTCACTCGAGCAAGGCCATTTGCACGGTGCTCGACTTCGTGGGGCATCATCGGAGGGAGTTCCGTTTTGACCGGCGTTTGCGAGCGCTCATTGGCGGAACACGAAAGCACATCGAACGTCAGCTTCAAGAAGGCTTTCCGTTTTTGCCTGCTGGTTGCCACCTGGAACTCGACCCCGTGGCGAGCGAGATCGTTCTCCGCAACATCAGGGAAGCGGTGCCTGCACGGTGGGAGGCGAAGGCAGCCGAATTGAGAGCTTTCGTCTCCGCGGGGCATGACCTGAACCTCGCTGAGTTCCTGCGGGAGAGCGGCCTCGAGTTGGAAGACGTCTACACAGCAGGCCGTTGTTGGTCCGACTTGATCGAAGCGGCCCAACTCCCCACGCTGAAAGCTGGCCCCCAGGAAAGGGTTCTGCGCCGCGCCTGCGGTCGACTGCTCCATATCGACGACGCGACTCGGATTGAGGCGTTCAGCCGTCTCGTCAGCGTAACGGCTGTGCCCAAGCGTGGGATTCTTGAAGCACGGGAAGAGCGACTGCTCCGCATGTTGGTCGCGAGCGTCACTGGCTCCGTGGTCGACAAACACGCGGGCCTTTACGATGGCAGCCGCTTGCTGCTTTCTCACCCGCAAATCCTTGAGGAAATAAAGCAACTGCTCGCGGTGTTGGCGGAGCGGATGGGGCATCTTGGTCGCCCGCTACCGGAACTGCCAGAGGTTCCCCTTGAGCTCCATGCCCGCTACACGCGGGTGGAGATCCTCGCAGCATTCGGGGTGGGTGAGGGCGCTCGCGTCCTTCCTTGGCAGACCGGTGTTTTCTGGGTGGATAGCGTTCCGGCAGACCTCTTCGCGTTCACGCTCGACAAGACGAAAGGGCAGTTTTCGCCGACGACGCGCTATCGAGACTACGCAATCAGCCCTAATCTGATTCACTGGGAGAGTCAGTCAGTCACTCGGGCAGACAGCGAAACCGGCCTTCGCTACCAGCGCCACGCGGAGCAGGGCTCGTATGTCATGTTGTTTGCTCGCCACCGCGTGGACGATCGGTCGTTCTACTTTCTTGGGCCTGCACGGTATGTGAGCCACGAGTCAGAGCGACCGATGTCCATCACTTGGCGGCTTAAACATGCCTTACCGGGCGACTTGTTTGCGTCCTTCGCCGCGGCAGTGGCTTGA